Proteins co-encoded in one Arachis hypogaea cultivar Tifrunner chromosome 11, arahy.Tifrunner.gnm2.J5K5, whole genome shotgun sequence genomic window:
- the LOC112722444 gene encoding protein NRT1/ PTR FAMILY 2.11: MVETETKSDTNKKPTMENNEKYVTQTQQQHEHDDDDPKINYRGWKAMPFIIGNETFEKLGAIGTLANLLVYLTTVFNLKNITATNMINIFNGSTNFATLIGAFFSDTYFGRYKTLGFCTTTSFLGLLVIQLTAAFKNLHPPECGNESSTCKGPTAGQMAFLLCGFGLLLIGAAGVRPCNLAFGADQFNPNTESGKKGVNSFFNWYFFTFTFAQMVSLTLIVYVQSNVSWALGLGIPAALMLLSVVVFFLGTKIYVKVQPSGSPITSIVQVLVVAIKKRGLKKLPQKEYPMLSLFNYVPPKSLNSRLPYTHQFRALDKAAIMTPQDKINPDGSAAEPWKLCSMQQVEEVKCLVRVLPIWFSAILYHLVIVQQHTILVFQALQSDRRVGHTNFKIPAASYYVFLMLCMTLWLPIYDRILVPLMRRVTGKEAGITLLQRMGIGIFLAILSMIVSAFVEGHRRSLALSSPIGMQPRKGAISSMSALVLIPQLALAGLSESFTAVGQVEFYYKQFPENMRSIGQSLFYCGMAGSSYLSTLLISIVHKTTAKSATGNWLPEDLNKGRLDYFYFMIAVLEVMNLGYFLMCSRWYKYKGNNDSYNNNSSIELNGVTETSETSINGV, encoded by the exons ATGGTGGAAACTGAGACTAAGAGTGACACAAACAAGAAACCAACAATGGAGAATAATGAGAAATATGTCACACAAACACAACAACAACATgaacatgatgatgatgatccgaAGATTAACTACAGAGGCTGGAAGGCCATGCCCTTCATCATAG GAAATGAAACCTTTGAGAAACTTGGAGCCATTGGAACTTTAGCAAACCTGTTGGTGTATCTAACAACAGTTTTCAACCTGAAGAACATCACAGCCACAAACATGATCAACATCTTCAACGGCAGCACCAACTTTGCAACCTTGATTGGTGCCTTCTTCTCTGATACTTACTTCGGTCGCTACAAAACACTTGGATTCTGCACTACCACCTCCTTTTTG GGCTTGCTTGTGATTCAACTAACAGCAGCATTCAAGAATCTTCATCCACCAGAATGTGGAAATGAGAGCAGCACATGCAAGGGTCCAACAGCGGGTCAAATGGCGTTTCTTCTCTGCGGATTCGGCCTTCTTCTGATTGGTGCAGCCGGTGTTAGACCATGTAACTTAGCATTTGGTGCAGATCAATTCAATCCAAACACTGAATCAGGAAAAAAAGGCGTCAACAGCTTCTTCAATTGGTACTTCTTCACCTTCACCTTTGCACAAATGGTGTCCCTCACACTAATTGTGTATGTTCAATCAAATGTGAGTTGGGCCCTTGGTCTTGGAATCCCTGCGGCTTTGATGCTTCTTTCAGTTGTGGTCTTCTTCTTGGGTACCAAGATTTATGTGAAGGTTCAACCAAGTGGTAGCCCCATAACTAGTATTGTGCAAGTTTTAGTGGTTGCAATCAAGAAAAGGGGACTCAAAAAACTACCTCAAAAAGAGTATCCAATGCTTTCACTCTTCAATTATGTCCCACCTAAGTCTTTGAACTCTAGGCTTCCTTACACTCATCAGTTCAG GGCACTGGACAAAGCTGCAATTATGACCCCACAAGATAAAATAAATCCTGATGGATCTGCAGCTGAACCATGGAAGCTTTGTAGCATGCAGCAAGTGGAAGAAGTGAAATGCTTGGTGAGGGTGTTACCTATTTGGTTCTCAGCAATTTTGTACCATTTAGTTATTGTTCAGCAGCACACTATTCTTGTGTTCCAAGCACTTCAATCAGATAGAAGAGTTGGCCACACCAACTTCAAGATCCCAGCTGCATCTTACTATGTTTTCCTCATGTTGTGTATGACTCTCTGGTTGCCAATCTATGACCGGATATTAGTCCCTTTGATGCGCCGAGTTACGGGAAAAGAAGCCGGCATCACGCTCCTTCAGAGGATGGGAATCGGCATATTCCTCGCTATACTTAGCATGATAGTGTCTGCTTTTGTTGAAGGACATAGAAGAAGCCTAGCTCTAAGCAGTCCTATAGGAATGCAGCCAAGAAAAGGCGCGATTTCATCGATGTCAGCACTTGTTTTGATTCCTCAATTGGCACTAGCAGGGCTATCTGAATCGTTCACTGCTGTTGGACAAGTTGAATTTTACTATAAGCAGTTCCCGGAGAACATGAGAAGCATTGGACAATCACTATTCTATTGTGGCATGGCAGGATCAAGTTACTTGAGCACTCTGTTGATCTCAATTGTTCATAAAACCACGGCCAAATCGGCCACTGGCAATTGGTTGCCGGAGGATCTTAACAAGGGTAGATTGGACTACTTCTATTTCATGATTGCAGTTCTAGAAGTCATGAATTTGGGGTACTTTTTGATGTGTTCAAGATGGTACAAATACAAAGGAAATAACgatagttataataataatagtagcaTTGAACTTAATGGAGTAACTGAAACTTCTGAAACATCAATTAATGGTGTTTAA